The DNA window TCTGGGTGCCGCCCTCGAAGCCGACCCGGAGGTTGCCGAACGGGTCGGTGGCCGAGCCGTTGAAGGCCAGGTCGAGGGTGACCGGGCGGGTGGTGCCCTTGATGGTGAGGTCGCCGGTCATCCGGTAGGTCTCGTCGTCGACGCGCTCGGCGGCGGTGCTGCGGAAGGTGATCTCCGGGTGGGTCTCGGCCTCGAAGAAGTCGCCGGTGCGCAGGTGCTCGTCGCGCTGCTGCTGCTTGGTGTCGATGGAGGCGACCTTGATGGCCAGCTCGGCGGTGGAGCGGGCGGGGTCGGCGCCGTCGAGGTGCAGCTTGCCCTCGTACTCGCCGAACTCGCCGCGCACGGTGGTGACCATGGCGTGGCGGACGGTGAAGCCGATGCTGCTGTGGGTGGCGTCGATGGTGTAGTCGCCGGTGAGCGCCGACAGGTCCTGCCCTGCGGGGGCGGCGGCCGGAGTGGTGGCGTCGTCGTCGGTCTTGGTGCGGTTGAACAGGCCCATGGCGTCCTCCAAAGGTTTAGCCTTCAACTAC is part of the Peterkaempfera bronchialis genome and encodes:
- a CDS encoding YceI family protein; its protein translation is MGLFNRTKTDDDATTPAAAPAGQDLSALTGDYTIDATHSSIGFTVRHAMVTTVRGEFGEYEGKLHLDGADPARSTAELAIKVASIDTKQQQRDEHLRTGDFFEAETHPEITFRSTAAERVDDETYRMTGDLTIKGTTRPVTLDLAFNGSATDPFGNLRVGFEGGTQINRSDWGLTYNAALEGGGVLISDKAKLVLDISAIKNA